One window of Papaver somniferum cultivar HN1 chromosome 9, ASM357369v1, whole genome shotgun sequence genomic DNA carries:
- the LOC113314195 gene encoding probable phytol kinase 1, chloroplastic isoform X1, which yields MESIMSHRASTLSFTLTTTSLPSKMSVLQQPTTRTPFLNFCPNLQNQTRALTTKDLPSLLFHHNHHHYPSNSSSFKVYSSLNLFSSDQSNIILQDVGATGLVMAGAYSLVLVFDNLTKNQVIQQNLSRKLVHVLSGLLFLSCWPIFSNSAEARYFAAVVPFVNCARLILNGLSLTTDAGLVKSVTREGNPRELLKGPLCYVLVLILSAVAFWRDSPVGIMSLAMMCGGDGVADIIGRRYGKQKLPYNQQKSWAGSISMFTFGFLVSIGMLKYFTALGYFELDWSSTTGRVALVSLVATIVESLPTTEVLDDNLSVPLSTMLVAVLMFG from the exons ATGGAAAGTATCATGAGCCACAGAGCTTCAACCTTATCATTCACACTTACAACTACTTCGCTTCCATCAAAAATGTCGGTACTACAACAACCCACCACCAGAACTCCATTCTTAAATTTCTGTCCTAATTTGCAGAATCAAACTAGAGCTTTAACTACTAAAGATCTTCCCTCACTTCtatttcatcataatcatcaccatTATCCTTCAAATTCATCTTCTTTCAAGGTTTATTCTTCATTGAATTTGTTCAGTTCAGATCAAAGCAACATAATTTTGCAAGATGTAGGCGCTACTGGTCTTGTGATGGCGGGAGCTTATTCTCTTGTTCTTGTTTTTGATAATCTTACTAAGAATCAAGTTATTCAACAG AATTTGAGTAGAAAACTGGTGCATGTGTTGTCAGGGTTGCTATTCCTGTCTTGTTGGCCGATCTTCAG CAACTCTGCGGAGGCTCGCTACTTTGCTGCTGTTGTTCCTTTCGTGAATTGTGCAAGGCTTATTCTAAATGGCTTATCACTCACAACAGATGCAGGTCTTGTGAAGTCCGTTACTCGCGAGGGTAATCCAAG GGAATTGCTAAAAGGACCCCTCTGTTATGTGCTGGTATTGATCCTCTCTGCTGTTGCCTTTTGGCGTGACTCTCCGGTCGGGATTATGTCATTGGCAATGATGTGTGGTGGGGATG GAGTTGCTGATATTATTGGGAGAAGATATGGAAAACAAAAGCTACCATATAACCAGCAGAAGAGTTGGGCTGGCAGCATCTCCATGTTTACATTTGGTTTCTTAGTTTCCATTGG GATGCTCAAATACTTTACTGCTCTGGGATACTTCGAGTTGGATTGGTCGTCTACAACGGGAAGAGTcgctttagtgtctttggtggcAACGATAGTGGAATCCCTCCCAACTACAGAGGTACTTGACGACAATTTATCTGTTCCATTATCAACCATGTTAGTAGCAGTTCTTATGTTTGGTTAA
- the LOC113314195 gene encoding probable phytol kinase 1, chloroplastic isoform X2: MSHRASILSSFPSKMSILHHHRHSTRVPLNFCHNLQNHIGASLTIKDLPLLLFHHNHRHYPSNSSSFKVYSSLNLFNSDQSNIVLQDVGATGLVMVGAYSLVLVFDNLTKNQVIQQNLSRKLVHVLSGLLFLSCWPIFSNSAEARYFAAVVPFVNCARLILNGLSLTTDAGLVKSVTREGNPRELLKGPLCYVLVLILSAVAFWRDSPVGIMSLAMMCGGDGVADIIGRRYGKQKLPYNQQKSWAGSISMFTFGFLVSIGMLKYFTALGYFELDWSSTTGRVALVSLVATIVESLPTTEVLDDNLSVPLSTMLVAVLMFG; encoded by the exons ATGAGCCACAGAGCATCAATCTTATCGTCATTTCCTTCAAAAATGTCAATACTACATCATCATCGTCATTCCACTAGAGTTCCATTAAATTTCTGTCATAATTTACAGAATCACATTGGAGCTTCTTTAACTATCAAAGATCTTCCATTACTTCTTTTTCATCATAATCATCGCCATTATCCTTCaaattcatcttcctttaaggttTATTCTTCGTTGAATTTGTTCAATTCAGATCAAAGCAACATCGTTTTACAAGATGTAGGTGCTACTGGTCTTGTTATGGTTGGAGCTTATTCTCTTGTTCTTGTTTTTGATAATCTTACTAAGAACCAAGTTATTCAACAG AATTTGAGTAGAAAACTGGTGCATGTGTTGTCAGGGTTGCTATTCCTGTCTTGTTGGCCGATCTTCAG CAACTCTGCGGAGGCTCGCTACTTTGCTGCTGTTGTTCCTTTCGTGAATTGTGCAAGGCTTATTCTAAATGGCTTATCACTCACAACAGATGCAGGTCTTGTGAAGTCCGTTACTCGCGAGGGTAATCCAAG GGAATTGCTAAAAGGACCCCTCTGTTATGTGCTGGTATTGATCCTCTCTGCTGTTGCCTTTTGGCGTGACTCTCCGGTCGGGATTATGTCATTGGCAATGATGTGTGGTGGGGATG GAGTTGCTGATATTATTGGGAGAAGATATGGAAAACAAAAGCTACCATATAACCAGCAGAAGAGTTGGGCTGGCAGCATCTCCATGTTTACATTTGGTTTCTTAGTTTCCATTGG GATGCTCAAATACTTTACTGCTCTGGGATACTTCGAGTTGGATTGGTCGTCTACAACGGGAAGAGTcgctttagtgtctttggtggcAACGATAGTGGAATCCCTCCCAACTACAGAGGTACTTGACGACAATTTATCTGTTCCATTATCAACCATGTTAGTAGCAGTTCTTATGTTTGGTTAA
- the LOC113314194 gene encoding sulfite exporter TauE/SafE family protein 4-like, with translation MATKGFVVYLLTCFSIAILSTFFISSPSFNNHVLQLLNQEEPHIVLSTFKYSNLTYSSNGSYSAQENGRDIKVWPPLEFNWRSVLATIIGFLGSGFGTVGGVGGGGIFVPMLNLIVGFDTKSAAALSKCMIMGASCSSVWYNLRVPHPTKDVPIIDYDLALVFQPMLMLGITLGVALSVVFPYWLITILIIILFLGTSSRSFFKGIEMWKQETIFNSEEEKKQNANPLHNSNGELLIDTEYEPLVPREEKSKLQILLFNLRWKRTLALAIVWVAFLLCQMIKNETEVCSAWYWTLNLLQFPVALSVFGYGAARLYRESKRRRACGNSEPVCEANIQWTALQIAFCALCGILGGTVGGLLGSGGGFILGPLLLELAVIPQVASATATFVMMFSSSISVVEFYFLKRFPIPYALYLIAVSVAAGFWGQCFIRKLIAILKRASIIIFILSAVIFASALTMGVVGIQKSLSMIHNHEYMGFLNFCEN, from the exons ATGGCAACGAAAGGATTTGTAGTGTATCTTCTCACATGTTTCTCTATTGCTATTCTATCGACTTTCTTCATTAGCTCACCATCATTCAATAACCATGTTCTTCAACTTCTTAATCAAGAAGAACCTCATATTGTGTTATCTACTTTTAAATACTCGAACCTAACGTATTCGAGTAATGGGTCTTACTCGGCTCAAGAGAATGGACGGGATATCAAGGTTTGGCCG CCGCTTGAATTCAATTGGAGAAGTGTATTGGCAACTATAATTGGATTTCTTGGTTCTGGTTTTGGGACCGTAGGTGGTGTTGGAGGTGGTGGGATTTTTGTTCCTATGCTGAATTTGATTGTTGGATTCGATACCAAGTCTGCCGCTGCTCTTTCGAAAT GTATGATTATGGGTGCATCATGCTCATCAGTTTGGTATAATCTAAGAGTACCTCATCCAACAAAAGACGTTCCAATTATCGATTACGATCTTGCTCTTGTTTTCCAACCGATGCTTATGCTTGGAATCACACTTGGTGTTGCACTAAGTGTTGTTTTTCCTTACTGGCTCATCACCATTCTCATTATCATTCTTTTCTTGG ggACATCATCAAGGTCATTCTTCAAAGGAATTGAAATGTGGAAACAAGAAACAATCTTCAAT tcagaagaagagaagaagcagaATGCTAATCCGTTGCATAACTCCAATGGCGAAC TTCTGATCGACACAGAATATGAACCACTGGTTCCTAGAGAAGAGAAATCCAAACTA CAAATTTTACTGTTCAATCTTAGATGGAAAAGAACCCTGGCATTGGCGATTGTCTGGGTTGCATTTTTGCTCTGTCAAATGATAAAG AACGAAACAGAGGTTTGCAGTGCATGGTATTGGACACTAAACCTTCTACAA TTTCCTGTGGCTCTCAGTGTGTTTGGATATGGAGCAGCAAGATTGTATAGAGAGAGTAAGAGGAGAAGAGCATGTGGTAACAGTGAACCAGTTTGTGAAGCTAATATTCAATGGACTGCACTTCAGATTGCTTTTTGTGCACTCTGTGGGATTTTAGGAGGTACAGTTGGTGGACTTTTAGGGTCAGGTGGTGGTTTCATTCTAGGCCCTCTTCTTCTTGAACTCGCAGTCATTCCTCAG GTGGCAAGTGCAACTGCAACTTTTGTGATGATGTTTTCATCATCCATTTCTGTGGTAGAGTTCTACTTTCTCAAGAGGTTCCCAATTCCATACG CTCTATATCTTATTGCAGTATCTGTAGCCGCTGGATTTTGGGGGCAATGTTTCATTAGGAAACTAATTGCCATACTGAAAAGAGCTTCAATCATTATATTCATTTTGTCTGCAGTCATCTTTGCAAGTGCTCTAACAATGG GTGTTGTGGGGATCCAGAAGAGCTTGAGTATGATACATAATCACGAGTACATGGGATTTTTGAACTTCTGTGAAAACTGA